Proteins encoded within one genomic window of Salipaludibacillus agaradhaerens:
- the refZ gene encoding forespore capture DNA-binding protein RefZ: MNKKASKNKVMQAAIELFNVKGFSGTSVRDIAFKAEANVALISYYFGSKQGLLEHLMTHFLEGYVAAIESQCLDLEDDVELIFDRLLQAIWNVMVYQQKHHALARFVHREITLDTTLVRELMSSYLAKEKHLYHTLLVAAYERGEMKARANEYFVLQLRGMLTMPFLHPQYIREVYHLMPHENHFLDKYFSELCQWVSTHFKDAVTSVPIQDQT, encoded by the coding sequence ATGAATAAAAAAGCCTCAAAGAATAAAGTGATGCAGGCTGCTATTGAATTGTTTAATGTTAAAGGGTTTAGTGGAACCTCGGTGCGAGATATCGCTTTTAAAGCAGAGGCGAATGTGGCGCTGATATCTTATTATTTCGGCAGTAAACAAGGACTGTTGGAGCATCTTATGACGCACTTTCTTGAAGGGTATGTGGCTGCGATTGAGTCGCAATGTTTAGATTTGGAAGACGATGTCGAGCTCATATTTGATCGGTTATTACAGGCTATTTGGAATGTTATGGTGTATCAGCAGAAGCATCATGCACTAGCACGGTTTGTTCATCGAGAGATCACGTTAGATACCACCCTTGTCAGAGAACTCATGTCTTCGTATTTAGCAAAAGAAAAGCACCTCTACCATACATTATTAGTGGCAGCATATGAGAGAGGTGAGATGAAAGCCCGTGCGAATGAATATTTTGTTTTACAACTAAGAGGCATGCTCACAATGCCATTTTTGCATCCTCAATACATTCGAGAGGTTTATCATTTAATGCCTCATGAAAATCACTTTCTTGATAAATACTTCTCTGAGTTGTGTCAATGGGTTTCAACCCATTTCAAAGATGCTGTCACGAGCGTTCCTATACAAGATCAAACATGA
- the hisJ gene encoding histidinol-phosphatase HisJ translates to MITHDHHIHTPFCPHGSSDPLEAYIENAIDKGVTSITFTEHAPLPNGFTDPVPTKDSALSPDQLSLYIDTCYAAKQTYASSIEINIGLEIDYIDGFSEQTAMLLNTWGHQLDDSILSVHFLQAPNGSYHCIDYSPEAFQSLISACGSIKKVYELYYKTVQASIEANLGQFTPCRIGHISLARKFQKLFPRDFDDTPLIMKTLETVRDNNKSLDINIAGLSKEHCGETYPPLRWIEKAKEMHIPLVYGSDAHTANYVGTSRDEVARFF, encoded by the coding sequence GTGATTACACATGACCACCATATCCACACACCTTTTTGCCCGCATGGCTCCTCAGACCCATTAGAGGCTTATATTGAAAATGCAATTGATAAGGGGGTGACATCGATCACTTTCACGGAGCATGCCCCTTTACCTAATGGATTCACAGATCCTGTTCCAACTAAGGATTCTGCCCTATCACCTGATCAATTGTCTCTTTACATAGACACCTGTTATGCTGCCAAACAAACATATGCCTCTTCTATTGAGATCAACATTGGGTTAGAAATAGATTATATCGATGGCTTTTCCGAGCAGACTGCTATGTTGTTAAACACATGGGGACACCAATTAGATGATAGCATTTTGTCTGTCCACTTTCTCCAAGCACCTAATGGCTCCTACCATTGTATCGACTATAGTCCAGAGGCATTTCAGTCTCTCATAAGTGCTTGTGGCTCCATCAAAAAAGTATATGAGTTGTACTACAAGACCGTCCAAGCTTCCATTGAAGCCAACTTAGGTCAATTTACACCATGTCGTATCGGCCACATCTCGCTTGCTAGAAAGTTTCAAAAACTGTTCCCTCGTGATTTTGATGATACACCTTTGATAATGAAGACACTTGAAACAGTTAGAGATAATAATAAATCATTAGATATTAATATTGCTGGCTTAAGCAAAGAGCATTGTGGTGAAACTTATCCACCGTTACGTTGGATTGAAAAAGCGAAAGAAATGCACATTCCACTTGTGTATGGATCCGATGCTCATACAGCCAATTATGTAGGGACTTCTAGAGATGAAGTGGCAAGATTTTTCTAA
- a CDS encoding cysteine desulfurase family protein: protein MIYFDNSATTLPYKEVVDTFAKVSIDYFGNPSSLHPIGKASEQLMEQARKRVAALLNVNASEIVFTSGGTEGNNLAIKGAAYQHRSRGNHIITTGIEHSSSYEVCKHLEKEGFLVTYLIPDKNGCVSASDVRKALTDKTILVSVIHVNNELGSIQPVEEIGSLLAEYPKVLFHVDHVQGVTKVPINFQRANIDLCTISAHKFHGLPGNGVVIVRDNVKLVSLFSGGNQQAGYRAGTENVAGIVAMTKALRITLDEAEKGTDHLQQMSHWLEEELMKIDGVIINSPAERAPHILNFSIPGLKPEVVVQALAERDVYVSTKSACSSKKNAPSRILVAAGFEEKQANSAIRLSFSFSNTKEEASVFLEKLKEVVATMKKVVKIK, encoded by the coding sequence ATGATATATTTTGATAATAGTGCTACAACACTACCGTACAAAGAGGTAGTGGATACTTTTGCAAAAGTTTCAATAGATTATTTTGGTAATCCTTCATCGCTTCATCCTATAGGAAAAGCGTCTGAGCAGCTTATGGAGCAAGCAAGAAAAAGAGTAGCTGCGTTACTTAACGTGAATGCCTCCGAGATTGTGTTTACTTCAGGTGGCACTGAAGGCAATAATTTGGCGATTAAAGGGGCTGCTTATCAGCACCGTTCACGTGGCAATCACATTATTACGACAGGTATAGAGCATTCTTCTTCTTATGAAGTGTGTAAACATCTAGAAAAAGAGGGGTTCTTAGTAACCTATCTGATACCTGATAAAAACGGTTGTGTATCAGCTTCGGATGTGAGAAAAGCCTTAACGGATAAAACAATCTTAGTGTCTGTCATACATGTTAACAATGAGCTCGGAAGCATCCAGCCGGTTGAGGAAATTGGGTCTCTATTGGCTGAATATCCAAAGGTATTGTTTCATGTAGATCACGTTCAAGGTGTGACGAAGGTGCCCATTAATTTTCAAAGGGCAAATATAGATCTCTGCACCATTTCAGCACATAAATTCCATGGACTTCCAGGTAATGGTGTTGTGATAGTGCGTGACAACGTAAAATTGGTCTCTTTGTTCTCAGGAGGAAATCAACAAGCTGGTTATAGAGCAGGGACAGAAAATGTAGCAGGGATTGTGGCTATGACTAAAGCGTTACGAATTACCTTGGATGAAGCGGAAAAAGGGACAGATCACCTTCAGCAAATGTCACATTGGTTGGAAGAAGAGTTAATGAAAATAGATGGTGTTATAATTAATTCTCCGGCAGAAAGAGCACCGCATATTTTAAATTTTTCTATACCAGGGTTAAAGCCAGAGGTTGTCGTTCAAGCATTAGCAGAACGAGACGTGTACGTGTCTACAAAATCTGCTTGTTCATCGAAAAAGAATGCCCCTAGTCGTATATTGGTGGCGGCAGGATTTGAGGAGAAACAAGCTAATTCTGCCATCAGATTATCTTTCTCGTTCAGTAATACAAAAGAAGAAGCTTCGGTTTTTCTCGAAAAATTAAAAGAAGTAGTGGCGACGATGAAAAAGGTGGTAAAAATCAAATGA
- the thiI gene encoding tRNA uracil 4-sulfurtransferase ThiI: MKYDHILIRYAELSLKGKNRKQFEQKLERNIREVLKGFEAIKVKRSFGRMFVKLNGEEETAVCQKLQTVFGIHSLSPSIKIALSEKEISEGALWAAEDALPSGRGTFKVSVRRTNKDFPIGSQEMNKVIGGHILRNMNEISVDVHNPDVELKVEIRSEAAYISSKVLKGAGGLPVGTSGKVLLMLSGGIDSPVAGYLALKRGVTLEAIHFHSPPFTNERAKQKVEDLVKVLTQFGGTIKLHIVPFTDVQTLIHKQVPDNYEMTVTRRFMLRIAEKIAKVHHAKAIVNGESLGQVASQTLDSMYTINSVTNLPVLRPLITMDKLEVIEQARKIGTYDISILPYEDCCTIFLPAESKTKPDKDKAERYESFLNLEEIIDDAVNRTTSHEFTPSADEESEINELF; encoded by the coding sequence ATGAAGTATGATCATATTTTAATCCGTTATGCGGAATTATCTTTAAAAGGAAAAAATAGAAAGCAGTTTGAACAGAAGTTAGAAAGAAATATTAGAGAGGTTTTAAAAGGTTTTGAAGCAATTAAAGTAAAACGTTCCTTTGGTCGCATGTTTGTAAAATTGAATGGTGAAGAGGAGACAGCTGTGTGTCAGAAGCTACAGACTGTATTTGGCATCCATTCTCTTAGCCCATCAATAAAAATTGCTTTATCAGAAAAGGAGATAAGTGAGGGCGCTTTATGGGCAGCGGAAGATGCTTTACCATCGGGAAGAGGAACCTTTAAAGTGTCAGTGAGGCGTACCAATAAAGATTTTCCAATAGGCTCACAAGAAATGAATAAGGTGATCGGCGGTCATATTTTACGAAATATGAATGAGATTAGTGTGGATGTTCATAACCCAGATGTTGAATTAAAAGTGGAGATCAGATCTGAAGCTGCTTATATATCATCTAAAGTTCTTAAAGGAGCAGGTGGGTTACCAGTAGGAACGAGCGGAAAGGTTTTACTAATGCTCTCTGGAGGGATAGACAGTCCTGTAGCAGGCTATCTTGCCTTGAAAAGAGGTGTTACATTAGAGGCCATTCATTTTCATAGTCCTCCTTTTACAAATGAAAGAGCGAAGCAAAAGGTTGAGGATTTAGTAAAAGTGTTAACACAATTTGGTGGGACGATTAAGCTCCATATCGTGCCTTTTACTGATGTGCAAACGCTGATTCATAAGCAAGTACCAGATAATTATGAAATGACGGTTACGAGACGTTTTATGCTGAGAATAGCCGAAAAAATAGCAAAGGTACACCATGCTAAAGCGATTGTAAATGGAGAAAGTCTTGGACAAGTGGCTAGTCAGACGCTTGATAGTATGTATACAATTAATAGTGTGACAAATCTGCCTGTATTGCGTCCCCTTATTACAATGGATAAACTTGAAGTAATTGAGCAGGCAAGAAAAATTGGTACATACGATATCTCAATTTTACCTTATGAAGATTGCTGTACTATTTTTTTACCAGCCGAGTCGAAAACAAAACCAGATAAAGACAAAGCGGAACGATATGAAAGTTTCCTTAATCTTGAGGAGATCATTGATGACGCAGTAAACCGAACGACGAGCCATGAATTTACGCCTTCTGCAGATGAAGAGTCAGAAATTAATGAGCTTTTCTAA
- a CDS encoding diguanylate cyclase domain-containing protein, which produces MITGERSLNFSTIFETVFQDDCLIPEKYKPAIFFLAENNGEVKVSKQTGDVPFIMTDSFSHMSPDCFRVPEADYIIMTVDMAIHNNDYSWQGLFGAFFKKDARKLGEVKAYLNGLKPSIHLAAAMNKENVPTARSLHTFNVHDKIAHMLKETHYTDELNVFTDVFAHQLKDYVSKEDDVAVLLKDPFSSYYVLEASTNAALTDQKSQYTIEQMTLAGLLQSSDKMGAYIIEKKDVPYSLFRALWAYNDFYIMPIFYKADCIGMIMVLTSHGECNRTHNGEMLKLTSDLGAWFNKLIHAKQMSVEKIRKDLLLKVTRKFYSSKDVGEILGEIVESLREAYPGCKVNLMLSNEWDVAETLPVQMLDLQDSVDETAAKAYVTGELIVTDTTINGKTILTVPLKGRQGVYGVFEMEMAVSQIFTHSELEFIQVLADTGGNAIENAELYQQSRQYIEDLQLINQTSHLINSNLKVNEAVDLMMNKIIEAFKADEAGFIMFDDRWTFKDGGRTWRYPSEELFENNVKIADLVMTLKTGKQEVFLGDWSKNVKNPPFKSVIGIPMVHNSQVIGGVLVFKKDAYAFSFDSFKLCQSLVHHCTLAFVNAILHEEMKELVVTDYLTKLYTREYMDEIVTHSMKNDGYGAFILLDIDHFKSINDRFGHQAGDAVIIQVAKVIQSYTKQDRDIGVRWGGEELAVYLPKTDATHAGDVAERIRIIVKEETEPNVTVSCGVSSWASEEGIPSLTKLFNDADKALYRAKETGRDKVEFFHETDNNVEEL; this is translated from the coding sequence ATTGTCTCATTCCGGAAAAATATAAGCCAGCCATCTTTTTTTTAGCAGAAAATAATGGAGAAGTCAAAGTGTCAAAACAAACAGGGGATGTCCCCTTTATTATGACTGATTCATTTTCACATATGTCCCCTGATTGCTTTCGTGTCCCAGAAGCAGATTATATTATCATGACAGTAGATATGGCTATCCATAATAATGACTATAGTTGGCAGGGGTTATTTGGTGCCTTTTTTAAAAAAGATGCTAGAAAATTAGGAGAAGTGAAAGCTTACTTGAACGGCTTAAAGCCGTCGATTCATTTGGCGGCGGCAATGAACAAAGAAAATGTTCCGACTGCACGTTCTTTGCATACCTTTAATGTGCATGACAAGATTGCACACATGCTTAAAGAGACACATTATACCGATGAATTAAATGTATTTACAGATGTTTTTGCCCACCAGTTAAAAGATTATGTATCGAAAGAGGACGACGTGGCTGTCTTACTTAAAGATCCTTTTAGCTCCTATTATGTGTTAGAGGCTTCTACAAATGCCGCTTTGACTGATCAGAAAAGTCAATATACGATCGAGCAAATGACGCTGGCAGGTTTGCTTCAGTCTTCTGATAAAATGGGGGCTTATATTATTGAAAAAAAGGATGTCCCCTATTCGCTCTTTCGCGCATTATGGGCATATAATGATTTTTACATCATGCCGATTTTCTATAAGGCGGATTGCATTGGTATGATTATGGTTCTCACTTCACATGGGGAATGCAATCGGACGCACAATGGAGAAATGCTAAAGCTGACGTCAGATTTAGGTGCTTGGTTCAATAAGCTGATTCACGCTAAGCAAATGAGTGTAGAAAAGATAAGGAAAGATTTGTTACTAAAGGTTACTAGAAAATTTTATAGCTCTAAGGATGTAGGTGAGATTCTCGGTGAAATCGTGGAATCCCTACGCGAAGCTTACCCTGGGTGTAAGGTGAACTTAATGCTCTCGAACGAATGGGATGTTGCAGAAACACTTCCTGTTCAAATGCTAGATTTACAAGATTCGGTAGATGAAACGGCAGCTAAAGCGTATGTGACTGGAGAGCTCATCGTAACAGATACGACTATTAACGGGAAAACGATTCTTACTGTTCCGTTAAAGGGGCGCCAAGGGGTATATGGTGTTTTTGAAATGGAAATGGCTGTTTCGCAAATTTTCACTCACAGTGAATTGGAGTTTATTCAAGTTCTTGCGGATACAGGAGGAAATGCTATTGAGAATGCAGAGTTATATCAACAATCACGTCAGTATATAGAAGATCTTCAATTAATTAACCAGACCTCTCATCTCATTAACTCCAATTTGAAGGTAAATGAAGCGGTTGATCTAATGATGAACAAGATTATCGAGGCGTTTAAAGCGGATGAAGCTGGATTCATTATGTTTGATGATCGTTGGACGTTTAAAGATGGTGGACGTACATGGAGGTACCCTTCTGAAGAATTATTTGAAAATAACGTAAAGATTGCTGATTTAGTTATGACTTTAAAAACAGGCAAACAGGAGGTATTTTTAGGCGACTGGTCTAAAAACGTAAAGAATCCACCATTTAAGTCCGTTATTGGTATTCCAATGGTGCATAACAGCCAAGTAATTGGTGGTGTACTAGTCTTCAAAAAAGATGCTTATGCATTTAGTTTCGACTCTTTTAAATTATGTCAGTCTCTTGTGCACCATTGTACACTAGCTTTTGTTAATGCGATTCTACATGAAGAAATGAAGGAACTTGTCGTTACAGATTATTTAACGAAACTCTATACGCGTGAATATATGGATGAAATTGTGACTCACTCTATGAAAAATGACGGCTATGGCGCGTTTATTTTACTTGATATTGATCATTTTAAATCCATCAATGACCGATTTGGGCATCAAGCAGGAGATGCTGTTATTATCCAGGTAGCAAAAGTGATTCAGTCCTACACGAAACAAGACCGCGATATTGGTGTTCGTTGGGGAGGCGAGGAACTAGCAGTTTATTTACCGAAAACCGATGCTACCCATGCAGGTGATGTAGCTGAGCGAATTCGAATTATCGTCAAAGAGGAAACGGAACCGAACGTAACCGTTTCGTGTGGTGTATCTAGTTGGGCTTCTGAAGAAGGGATACCATCGCTAACGAAATTATTTAACGATGCAGATAAAGCTTTATATAGAGCGAAAGAAACTGGAAGAGATAAAGTTGAATTCTTTCATGAAACCGATAATAACGTGGAAGAACTTTAA
- the ezrA gene encoding septation ring formation regulator EzrA gives MFLYIVYTVIVLFLVTIIYGAWARKRIYKEVDRLESEKLQLMNEPVREELARIKGLKMSGETEERFEQWREEWDNIITIQLPDMEEKLFDIEEMANKYRFQKAKRYIKFMDEELAAVKQQMKEMIGEVDELLHSEEKNREDIHAVKEQFDDTKKKLWVQKGTLGQAAPIIEARLKEVHEMFDRFDEQTNEGNYFQAREILLEMQSLLTVYFNYMDEIPQLLVKLEKDLPKQLEELEKGLEEMKADGYPLHHFSYEWQVNEMKRQLIATLPVVENLQLAEAEEPVQHIENEINDIYGKLEHEVLSRNFVEKELPELNERLTGLRQLFEELSAEIETIKLNYRLDEEHDRHQMKLEKDLKNLFSQFAVLEDALEEKKQSYTTLRKMTQDFQEQIQVTEDDITETTDNLNLLRSDERQAEQTIQDLKHTLSQSQKHLQRSNIPGVPESSMMRLDEAEKLLRSAAEGLNQIPISMKEINHKVDQAKKQVDECVTELEKTIDHAHLSEKAIQYGNRYRSQNDHVNIKLLQAEDRFRNYLYEEALELAVEALEPIDPDVLEKIKEQETYQVTYS, from the coding sequence ATGTTTTTATATATTGTATATACTGTCATAGTTCTTTTTTTAGTCACAATTATCTATGGGGCATGGGCTAGAAAGAGAATTTATAAAGAAGTGGACAGGCTGGAAAGTGAAAAGTTGCAATTAATGAATGAGCCTGTAAGAGAAGAGCTGGCCAGGATAAAAGGACTAAAAATGTCTGGCGAAACGGAAGAGCGCTTCGAACAGTGGCGCGAAGAATGGGATAATATCATTACAATTCAACTTCCTGATATGGAAGAAAAGCTATTTGATATTGAGGAAATGGCAAATAAATATCGGTTTCAAAAAGCGAAACGCTATATTAAGTTTATGGATGAAGAGCTAGCAGCTGTTAAACAACAAATGAAAGAAATGATAGGAGAAGTTGACGAGCTATTACATAGTGAAGAAAAGAATCGAGAGGATATTCATGCTGTTAAAGAGCAGTTCGATGATACGAAAAAGAAACTGTGGGTCCAAAAAGGGACGTTAGGTCAAGCAGCTCCAATAATTGAAGCGCGTTTAAAGGAAGTTCATGAGATGTTTGATCGCTTTGATGAGCAAACAAACGAAGGTAATTACTTTCAAGCAAGGGAAATACTTCTTGAAATGCAATCTTTGTTAACCGTTTATTTTAATTATATGGATGAGATACCCCAGCTATTAGTTAAGTTGGAGAAGGATCTACCAAAACAATTAGAGGAATTAGAGAAAGGTCTTGAAGAGATGAAAGCTGATGGCTATCCTCTTCATCATTTCTCATATGAGTGGCAAGTAAATGAGATGAAACGGCAACTTATTGCCACATTACCTGTAGTGGAAAACCTACAATTAGCCGAGGCTGAGGAGCCAGTACAGCATATAGAAAATGAAATTAATGATATATATGGAAAACTAGAACATGAAGTATTATCTCGTAATTTTGTAGAAAAAGAGCTACCTGAACTAAATGAAAGGTTAACTGGCCTACGTCAGCTATTCGAAGAGTTAAGTGCAGAAATAGAGACGATTAAACTCAACTACCGGCTTGATGAAGAACATGATCGCCATCAAATGAAGCTAGAGAAAGATCTTAAAAATTTATTCAGTCAATTTGCTGTACTTGAAGATGCCCTGGAGGAAAAAAAGCAATCTTATACAACACTTAGGAAAATGACGCAAGATTTTCAAGAGCAAATTCAGGTGACGGAAGATGACATAACTGAAACAACAGATAACCTTAATCTGCTACGTAGTGATGAGCGACAGGCGGAGCAAACGATTCAGGATTTGAAACATACGCTTTCACAAAGCCAAAAACATTTACAGCGTAGCAATATCCCTGGTGTGCCTGAAAGTAGTATGATGCGGCTTGACGAGGCTGAAAAGCTTTTGCGATCAGCTGCTGAGGGTTTAAATCAAATACCAATATCGATGAAAGAAATTAATCATAAAGTCGATCAGGCTAAAAAGCAAGTGGATGAATGTGTCACAGAGTTAGAAAAAACAATTGACCATGCCCACCTTTCTGAGAAGGCGATACAGTATGGAAATCGTTACCGCAGTCAAAATGATCACGTTAATATTAAGCTTTTACAAGCTGAGGATCGCTTTAGAAATTATTTGTATGAAGAAGCTTTAGAGCTGGCAGTGGAAGCCCTGGAGCCTATAGATCCTGATGTTCTTGAAAAAATCAAGGAGCAGGAAACTTACCAAGTGACGTATTCTTAA
- a CDS encoding alpha/beta-type small acid-soluble spore protein: MANNNNSSNQLVVPGVQQALDQMKYEIAQEFGVQLGPDATARSNGSVGGEITKRLVQMAEQQMSGYQQ; encoded by the coding sequence ATGGCTAATAACAACAACAGCTCAAATCAATTAGTAGTCCCTGGGGTACAACAAGCGTTGGATCAAATGAAATACGAAATTGCTCAAGAATTTGGGGTGCAACTTGGTCCAGATGCAACTGCACGTTCTAACGGTTCTGTCGGTGGTGAAATTACAAAAAGACTTGTTCAAATGGCAGAACAACAAATGAGTGGGTATCAACAATAA
- a CDS encoding GAF domain-containing protein yields MFQPKTYEGSLTAKYDLLAKQLDALLEGEKDQVANLSNASALLNQFLTDVNWVGFYLWKQGELVLGPFQGLPACVRIAYGKGVCGTAAKEKRTMRVEDVHAFPGHIACDAASNSEIVVPFLKNGELLGVLDIDSPSKGRFSEEDEQGLQQFVKVLSSHI; encoded by the coding sequence TTGTTTCAACCAAAAACATACGAAGGATCTTTAACAGCTAAATATGACCTCCTCGCTAAACAGCTCGATGCATTATTAGAAGGAGAAAAGGACCAAGTTGCCAATTTAAGCAACGCATCAGCCCTCTTAAATCAATTTTTAACCGATGTTAATTGGGTAGGTTTTTATCTATGGAAACAAGGTGAGCTTGTTTTAGGTCCCTTCCAAGGGTTACCAGCTTGTGTTAGAATCGCTTATGGCAAAGGGGTTTGTGGTACAGCCGCTAAAGAAAAAAGAACGATGCGTGTTGAAGACGTTCACGCCTTTCCTGGCCATATAGCGTGTGATGCCGCTTCAAATTCTGAAATTGTGGTCCCCTTTTTAAAGAATGGAGAACTTCTAGGCGTCCTAGATATCGATAGCCCGTCAAAAGGACGTTTTTCAGAAGAGGACGAACAAGGCTTACAGCAATTTGTTAAAGTATTGTCCTCTCATATTTGA
- a CDS encoding amidohydrolase, producing MGTLWYGGRIRTLCSEEDVQEAVFVEEGHIVSVGRLADLKLKHEGTISEEINLQGAVMYPGFVDSHLHMIGHGEKLLKLDVSDVTSITRLCAILKKAIKELPPGQWLVAEGFNENLYDQQLVPDKYVLDSVSLHHPIIVSRVCRHASVINTYALQLAGIDKHTPEPAGGIIVRDEHGAPTGYLHDQAQELVKKYLPEKDFTYVEKALSTAVNDLLKKGYTGGHSEDLNYYGDADATLKAFYNVIDSIHCKFRTNLLIHHEVASGILSNYHQTDHPYVELGAVKIFADGALGGRTALLSKPYDDDPSTCGVGIHTKSELEELIKEARAFFRPVAIHVIGDKALEMAIEAIEAYPPEEGQRDRLIHLQVTREDLIARLQQLPVVLDIQPRFVASDFPWVEKRLGKKRLETSFAWKTFIDKGLMCAGGSDAPIEPIDPMLGIHAAVTRRKPEEEHAGYNPHEKLSLYEALTLFTTGSAKAIGKENVYGKIAKGYKPDFTILTEDLFDLSPDEWLNVKVAKTVVDNTIMYALNQKS from the coding sequence TTGGGAACTTTGTGGTATGGAGGAAGAATACGCACCCTTTGTAGTGAAGAGGATGTGCAAGAAGCAGTTTTTGTTGAAGAAGGACATATCGTGAGTGTCGGTCGGTTAGCCGATTTAAAGCTTAAACATGAAGGCACTATTTCCGAGGAAATAAATCTACAGGGCGCTGTTATGTATCCTGGATTTGTTGACAGCCATTTACATATGATTGGACACGGAGAAAAGTTGCTTAAACTCGATGTCTCAGATGTGACAAGTATTACGAGATTATGCGCCATCTTAAAAAAAGCGATTAAAGAACTCCCGCCTGGACAATGGCTCGTGGCAGAAGGGTTTAATGAAAATTTATATGATCAGCAACTAGTTCCAGATAAGTATGTGCTCGATAGCGTCTCTTTACATCACCCGATTATCGTTTCAAGGGTGTGTCGACATGCAAGCGTAATAAATACATATGCTTTACAGTTAGCTGGGATTGATAAACATACTCCTGAGCCTGCTGGCGGGATAATTGTACGTGATGAGCATGGTGCACCAACTGGCTATTTGCATGATCAGGCACAAGAATTAGTTAAAAAATATTTGCCAGAGAAAGATTTTACTTATGTAGAAAAGGCTCTCTCCACAGCTGTTAATGATCTTCTTAAAAAAGGGTATACAGGAGGACATTCAGAAGATCTAAACTATTATGGTGATGCGGACGCTACTCTTAAAGCGTTTTACAATGTGATAGATAGTATACATTGTAAATTTCGCACGAATCTACTTATCCATCATGAGGTAGCCTCTGGCATTTTATCTAACTATCATCAAACTGATCACCCCTACGTCGAGCTTGGGGCGGTGAAAATTTTTGCTGATGGAGCTTTAGGTGGGAGAACTGCTTTACTGAGTAAGCCGTACGACGATGATCCTTCCACTTGTGGGGTGGGGATTCATACGAAAAGTGAACTTGAGGAGCTTATCAAAGAAGCCCGTGCTTTCTTCAGACCAGTTGCGATACATGTCATTGGAGATAAGGCGCTTGAAATGGCGATCGAGGCCATTGAAGCATACCCTCCTGAAGAAGGACAGCGTGATCGTTTAATACATTTGCAAGTAACGAGAGAAGATTTAATAGCTCGTTTGCAACAGCTTCCTGTAGTTCTCGATATTCAGCCTAGGTTTGTTGCTTCTGATTTCCCATGGGTCGAGAAGCGTCTTGGAAAGAAAAGGTTGGAAACCTCCTTTGCTTGGAAAACATTCATAGATAAAGGGCTAATGTGTGCAGGAGGCTCTGATGCCCCGATTGAACCAATTGACCCGATGCTTGGTATTCATGCAGCTGTCACGAGACGGAAACCTGAAGAGGAACATGCAGGTTATAACCCACATGAAAAACTATCGTTATACGAGGCGCTTACGTTATTTACTACTGGCAGTGCAAAAGCGATCGGAAAAGAGAATGTATATGGCAAAATAGCAAAAGGATATAAGCCCGACTTTACAATTTTAACAGAGGATTTGTTTGACCTTTCTCCTGATGAGTGGCTAAATGTTAAAGTGGCTAAAACTGTAGTGGATAATACAATTATGTACGCTTTAAATCAGAAGTCGTAA